A genomic segment from Centroberyx gerrardi isolate f3 chromosome 22, fCenGer3.hap1.cur.20231027, whole genome shotgun sequence encodes:
- the trdmt1 gene encoding tRNA (cytosine(38)-C(5))-methyltransferase isoform X2 produces MILMSPPCQPFTRIGLQGDVADPRTKSFLYILDLLPRLARLPHYILLENVKGFETSSARECLVKTLKDCGYTFQEIMVSPSSVGIPNSRLRYFLIAKASPGSFSFQTSSEILDSFPRPAENTSDSQKPTVSDPFCPSTCQQEENAEESRVLYKLETMKDAQRKSNQNSNLSVQQIQDFLELRTEVARYLLPPKVLLRYGVLMDIVRPTCRRSVCFTKAYGHYVEGTGSVLQSCMETELESVFKALDQQSEEEKLQQLLKLKLRYFTPREIANLMGFPQSFAFPEQISTKQQYRVLGNSLNVVVVTRLIQLLVS; encoded by the exons ATGATTTTGATGAGCCCTCCTTGCCAGCCTTTCACCAG aATAGGACTGCAGGGTGACGTCGCTGACCCCAGAACCAAGAGCTTCCTCTACATCCTTGATCTTCTGCCAAG GCTGGCTAGGCTGCCCCACTACATCCTTTTGGAGAACGTGAAGGGCTTTGAGACCTCCTCTGCCAG GGAATGTCTGGTGAAAACACTGAAGGACTGTGGATATACTTTCCAGGAGATCATGGTCTCACCCTCAAGT GTTGGGATACCAAATTCCAGACTGCGTTATTTCCTGATTGCCAAGGCTTCACCAGGAAGCTTTTCCTTCCAGACGAGCTCAGAG ATTTTAGACAGCTTCCCGCGGCCTGCTGAGAACACCTCAGACTCACAGAAACCCACAGTCTCAGATCCTTTCTGTCCAAGCACCTGCCAGCAGGAAGAGAATGCGGAGGAGAGTCGTGTCCTGTACAAACTAGAGACAATGAAGGACGCCCAGAGGAAGTCAAATCAGAACAGCAATCTATCGGTCCAGCAGATTCAAGACTTCCTGGAACTGAGGACGGAGGTGGCACGCTACCTCCTGCCTCCGAAAGTCCTGCTGCGCTATGGTGTGCTCATGGACATTGTCAGACCTACCTGCAGGAGATCTGTCTGCTTCACCAAAGC CTATGGACACTATGTGGAGGGAACAGGCTCGGTACTGCAGTCCTGCATGGAAACAGAG TTGGAGAGTGTGTTTAAAGCTCTGGACCAGCAGTCTGAGGAAGAGAAactccagcagctgctgaagCTGAAACTACGTTACTTCACCCCCAGAGAGATTGCCAACCTCATGGGCTTCCCCCAAAGCTTTG CCTTCCCAGAGCAGATCTCCACCAAGCAGCAGTACCGAGTCCTGGGAAACAGCCTCAATGTTGTGGTGGTGACCAGACTCATACAGCTATTGGTCTCCTAG